Proteins co-encoded in one Rhodococcus sp. PAMC28707 genomic window:
- a CDS encoding cutinase family protein, whose protein sequence is MSLRLSARGPAHRRRLATSAVAFLSLGALAVGGVALTDFGGFTSSDAEVELASTATCYDMVSIAVGGRGDSPKNGVTKMLTTPDGTPLPAALAGDFESDWIDQMVGAPNGQVAEGSYAAVYVEYPANMASYDEAVNTGVENSQKVMRAIAASCPDTRFAIVGYSEGADVTRRAAMEIGNQTPDGNGNYGIVDPSKVVGVVILADAGRTAGEGAFPGSASGTGPDGFDKVYQNGSGPAGAGALPGTAGSFGALEGKVASFCSEGDLTCAMPENTSLLHLAANVGRQLDVDALQRDGTLTPATGADMAMVLGRIAVAAFSDIASQDNWLASDETFLDVLLKVSDPGYKPGVVTKPVAKVDEAGEPLPASEAVNLAYLPSKIAKEIIGFIGSNTNTVQVVMNDPYGQTLGPGSGHHFDYWRDADPAKGKPLTSAQYAAAWLTQLAKDAEAGKPIKTAAVQENARLAVLADPAAATATTTSAAPTTTSVVTAPPAAPAELAPIAPAVVAPPVDPALPVDPALPADPALPVDPAQPVDGTQAVEGTQPVEGTVTTTTVVPTTVAPTTTPAP, encoded by the coding sequence ATGTCTTTACGCCTTTCGGCCCGCGGGCCCGCACATCGCCGACGTCTCGCCACGAGCGCAGTCGCGTTCCTGTCACTGGGCGCACTGGCCGTCGGTGGAGTCGCACTGACCGATTTCGGCGGATTCACCTCCTCTGACGCAGAAGTCGAACTCGCCTCGACGGCGACCTGCTACGACATGGTCAGCATCGCCGTCGGCGGACGTGGTGACAGCCCGAAGAACGGCGTCACCAAGATGCTGACCACTCCCGATGGAACGCCGCTCCCCGCCGCGCTTGCAGGCGATTTCGAGAGCGACTGGATCGATCAGATGGTCGGCGCGCCCAACGGCCAGGTCGCGGAAGGCTCGTACGCAGCCGTCTACGTCGAGTACCCCGCCAACATGGCGTCCTACGACGAAGCCGTCAACACCGGAGTAGAGAACTCCCAGAAGGTCATGCGCGCCATCGCCGCATCCTGCCCGGATACCCGCTTCGCCATTGTCGGCTACAGCGAAGGCGCCGACGTCACGCGTCGCGCAGCCATGGAAATCGGCAATCAGACTCCCGACGGCAATGGCAACTACGGAATCGTCGACCCGTCCAAGGTCGTCGGCGTCGTCATCCTCGCCGACGCCGGACGCACCGCAGGTGAAGGTGCATTCCCCGGATCGGCGTCCGGAACAGGTCCCGACGGATTCGACAAGGTCTACCAGAACGGTTCCGGTCCTGCGGGCGCCGGCGCATTGCCAGGCACCGCCGGTAGCTTCGGTGCGCTCGAGGGCAAGGTAGCGTCATTCTGCTCCGAGGGCGACCTGACCTGCGCAATGCCGGAAAACACCTCGCTGCTGCACCTCGCCGCCAATGTGGGACGCCAGCTCGACGTCGACGCTCTCCAGCGTGACGGCACGCTTACCCCCGCCACCGGCGCAGATATGGCCATGGTCCTCGGCCGCATCGCCGTCGCAGCATTCAGTGACATCGCGAGCCAGGACAACTGGCTGGCCAGCGACGAAACGTTCCTCGACGTGCTCCTCAAGGTGTCCGACCCCGGCTACAAGCCGGGCGTCGTGACCAAGCCGGTCGCAAAGGTAGACGAAGCGGGCGAACCGCTTCCCGCCTCGGAGGCCGTCAATCTCGCCTACCTGCCGTCGAAGATCGCCAAGGAAATCATCGGCTTCATCGGCTCGAACACGAACACCGTCCAGGTAGTGATGAACGATCCGTACGGGCAGACCCTCGGACCAGGATCGGGACACCACTTCGACTACTGGCGCGACGCGGACCCAGCCAAGGGCAAGCCGCTCACCTCGGCTCAGTACGCCGCAGCGTGGCTGACTCAGCTGGCCAAGGACGCCGAGGCAGGCAAGCCGATCAAGACCGCCGCTGTGCAGGAAAACGCTCGCCTCGCAGTCTTGGCAGATCCGGCCGCAGCCACAGCCACGACCACCTCGGCCGCCCCGACGACGACCTCGGTCGTCACGGCACCTCCCGCGGCACCGGCTGAGCTGGCTCCGATTGCACCTGCGGTCGTCGCGCCGCCCGTCGACCCAGCACTACCGGTCGATCCGGCTCTGCCCGCCGACCCAGCATTGCCCGTCGATCCGGCTCAGCCTGTAGACGGCACGCAGGCAGTGGAAGGAACTCAGCCTGTCGAGGGGACGGTCACTACCACCACTGTCGTCCCGACGACGGTGGCTCCCACCACGACGCCCGCTCCGTAA
- a CDS encoding helix-turn-helix transcriptional regulator, which produces MVRSPLTPQQLDAGKRLGAYLRQARGDRKPAEVALAASISPETLRKIETGRLATPAFTTVAALAAVLDVPLELLARICLPEANLQNTG; this is translated from the coding sequence ATGGTGCGATCCCCTTTGACGCCGCAGCAGCTCGATGCCGGCAAACGTCTCGGCGCTTACCTCCGACAAGCGCGAGGCGACCGCAAGCCCGCCGAAGTGGCGCTTGCCGCGTCGATCTCACCCGAGACCTTGCGCAAGATCGAGACCGGCCGTCTGGCCACTCCTGCCTTTACGACGGTCGCTGCACTTGCAGCTGTCTTGGACGTTCCGCTCGAGCTTCTTGCTCGCATCTGCCTTCCCGAGGCAAACCTTCAGAACACTGGATAG
- the map gene encoding type I methionyl aminopeptidase, with protein MLELKTHQEIEAMRTTGAFIAQLLDELQARALVGVNLLDLEQHARQMITERGAVSCYWDYAPSFGRGPFRNVICLSVNDAVLHGLPHDYTLLDGDLLTMDIAVSIDGWVADSARSLIVGTPRAEDQRLIEATERALDAGIDAARSGRRLGDISAAIGAVAADYGYPVNTEFGGHGLGRTMHEDPHIPNQGRAGRGLVLRPGLTLALEPWFAHGTNKIVYDPDGWTIRSADGSRTAHSEHTIAITDGEPLVLTRRAG; from the coding sequence GTGCTGGAACTGAAGACACACCAGGAAATCGAAGCGATGCGCACCACCGGCGCCTTCATCGCCCAGCTACTCGACGAACTGCAGGCGCGCGCACTGGTGGGAGTCAATCTTCTCGATCTCGAACAACACGCGCGACAGATGATCACCGAACGTGGCGCGGTGTCCTGCTATTGGGACTACGCGCCCTCGTTCGGCCGGGGCCCGTTTCGCAATGTCATCTGCTTGTCCGTCAACGACGCAGTGCTGCACGGACTTCCACACGATTACACATTGCTCGACGGGGATCTACTGACCATGGACATCGCGGTCTCGATCGACGGCTGGGTGGCAGACTCGGCGCGCAGCCTGATCGTCGGCACGCCCCGAGCCGAAGACCAGCGACTGATCGAGGCCACAGAGCGCGCCCTCGACGCCGGTATCGATGCCGCACGTTCCGGCCGACGCCTCGGCGATATCTCCGCAGCGATCGGGGCCGTCGCGGCCGACTACGGCTATCCGGTCAACACCGAGTTCGGCGGGCACGGGCTCGGTCGAACCATGCACGAGGACCCACACATCCCCAACCAGGGGCGCGCCGGCCGCGGCCTGGTGCTTCGGCCCGGACTGACCCTCGCCCTCGAGCCGTGGTTCGCTCACGGAACCAACAAGATCGTCTACGACCCCGACGGCTGGACCATCCGATCCGCCGACGGCTCACGAACCGCCCACAGCGAACATACGATCGCAATCACCGACGGCGAACCGCTCGTCCTGACCCGCCGCGCGGGGTGA
- a CDS encoding dihydrofolate reductase family protein, with the protein MRELVYYVAVSLDGYIAAPDDTFDAFPMQGDHIDMILREYTDTLPTLALEATGLTPDLIRFDTVLMGWNTYAAGGPHPTGGPYSHLKQYVFSRNHTDVEPAVTIATESPIEFIRKLKQENGSGIWLAGGGILASELVDEIDRLIIKVNPILLGSGKRIFAEREYAPVRTDLVASTPYKSGVVVNEYTRR; encoded by the coding sequence ATGCGTGAACTCGTCTACTACGTCGCGGTCAGCCTCGACGGATACATCGCTGCCCCGGACGACACGTTCGACGCCTTCCCGATGCAGGGTGATCACATCGACATGATCCTGCGGGAGTACACGGACACTCTTCCTACACTCGCACTCGAAGCAACCGGCTTGACGCCGGACCTGATCCGTTTCGACACAGTCTTGATGGGATGGAACACCTATGCCGCTGGCGGTCCACACCCGACTGGTGGCCCGTACAGTCATCTGAAGCAATATGTGTTCTCCCGGAACCACACCGACGTCGAACCTGCAGTGACAATTGCAACCGAAAGTCCCATCGAGTTCATCCGAAAGCTTAAGCAGGAGAACGGCAGTGGAATTTGGCTTGCAGGCGGCGGCATTCTTGCATCGGAATTGGTCGACGAGATCGACCGGCTGATCATCAAGGTCAACCCGATCCTGTTGGGTTCGGGGAAACGAATCTTCGCCGAGCGCGAGTACGCGCCGGTTCGAACCGATCTCGTGGCTAGTACGCCCTACAAATCGGGGGTCGTGGTCAACGAGTACACACGGCGGTGA
- a CDS encoding TetR/AcrR family transcriptional regulator, whose product MARNPQRRSELADAGLRILAREGARGLTHRAIDVEASVPKGTTSNYFKSRHDVFAGLIDRIGERLAPDPVVHGSLAEQVPSPALFADYIRDIVARLLGNPDVTLALFELRLEASRRPEIGEILGDWQRSNFAADVEFNIAAGLPGGAKEVALFHYAIDGLLLDRLTYPIDPETSTDEIVDALVDGLLR is encoded by the coding sequence ATGGCCCGCAATCCGCAGAGACGCTCCGAGCTCGCCGACGCCGGTCTCCGCATCCTCGCGCGCGAAGGTGCACGCGGACTCACGCATCGGGCGATCGACGTCGAGGCCTCAGTGCCCAAGGGAACGACGTCGAACTACTTCAAGTCCCGCCACGACGTCTTCGCAGGCCTGATCGATCGGATCGGCGAAAGACTTGCACCCGATCCCGTCGTCCACGGGTCGCTGGCGGAACAGGTCCCGAGCCCTGCACTGTTCGCCGACTACATTCGCGACATCGTCGCACGGCTACTCGGCAATCCAGATGTGACGCTTGCTCTGTTCGAGTTACGGCTCGAGGCATCACGACGTCCCGAGATCGGCGAGATACTCGGCGACTGGCAGCGATCGAACTTCGCCGCAGACGTCGAATTCAATATTGCCGCAGGCCTACCCGGCGGTGCAAAAGAAGTCGCACTGTTCCACTACGCAATCGACGGCCTCCTGCTCGACCGGCTCACCTACCCGATAGACCCCGAGACGTCGACGGACGAGATCGTCGACGCTCTCGTCGACGGCCTACTCAGGTGA
- a CDS encoding aldehyde dehydrogenase family protein, whose product MPSPVTHDALSVETRAILGRLGVRVDLDASTTATTSTMPIVARSPITGGNLASLGSATVSDVDAVIADARTAYAQWSSVPAPVRGGLIRELGQLLREYKDDLGALVSIEAGKIVSEGLGEVQEMIDICDFGVGLSRQLYGKTIATERPGHRMMEQWHPLGVVAVITAFNFPVAVWSWNAVLALVSGDTVVWKPSEKTPLTALGVQALFERAAEKAGVDPKVAQLIVGDRVAGEALVDDPRVALVSATGSTRMGRAVAPRVAERFGRALLELGGNNAAIVTPSADLDLTTRGIVFSAAGTAGQRCTSLRRVIVHSSVAEDLVERITRAYATLSIGSPLDPGTLVGPLIDAPAFAGFQKALDAAVSDGGIVRAGGNRVEIFGEYAYYVEPTVITMPRQTDIVEHETFAPILYVLTYDTLEEAVALHNDVPQGLSSSIFTTDLREAELFLSAAGSDCGIANVNIGPSGAEIGGAFGGEKETGGGRESGSDAWKAYMRRATNTVNYSNDLPLAQGVKFT is encoded by the coding sequence ATGCCCTCACCCGTCACCCACGATGCGTTGAGTGTCGAGACCCGCGCCATTCTCGGGCGGCTCGGCGTTCGCGTCGATCTCGATGCCTCGACCACAGCGACCACCTCGACCATGCCGATCGTGGCGCGCTCACCGATCACCGGTGGCAATCTGGCATCCCTCGGTTCGGCCACGGTCTCCGACGTCGACGCGGTCATAGCCGACGCCAGGACGGCCTATGCCCAGTGGTCGAGTGTGCCGGCGCCCGTCCGCGGCGGCCTCATCCGTGAACTCGGTCAACTCCTACGTGAATACAAAGACGATCTCGGTGCGCTCGTGTCGATCGAGGCGGGCAAGATCGTCTCCGAGGGCCTCGGTGAGGTGCAGGAAATGATCGACATCTGCGACTTCGGCGTCGGATTGTCGCGTCAGCTCTACGGAAAAACGATCGCCACCGAACGACCCGGCCACCGAATGATGGAACAGTGGCACCCCCTCGGCGTCGTCGCCGTCATCACCGCGTTCAACTTCCCGGTGGCAGTGTGGTCGTGGAATGCTGTGCTGGCGTTGGTTTCCGGTGACACAGTGGTGTGGAAGCCCTCGGAGAAGACCCCGCTGACCGCACTCGGCGTGCAGGCACTGTTCGAGCGCGCCGCCGAAAAAGCAGGCGTGGACCCGAAGGTTGCACAGCTCATCGTCGGCGATCGGGTCGCCGGCGAAGCCCTCGTCGACGACCCGCGGGTGGCGCTCGTGTCGGCGACGGGCTCGACGCGAATGGGACGGGCCGTCGCACCCCGGGTCGCGGAGCGGTTCGGGCGGGCACTGCTCGAGCTCGGCGGCAACAACGCGGCGATCGTGACACCGTCCGCGGATCTCGACCTGACCACCCGCGGCATCGTGTTCTCCGCGGCAGGCACTGCAGGACAACGGTGTACGTCGTTGCGACGCGTTATCGTGCACTCCTCCGTCGCCGAGGATCTCGTGGAACGGATCACGCGGGCATACGCCACATTGTCGATCGGGTCGCCCCTGGACCCAGGCACCCTGGTCGGACCGCTGATCGACGCGCCCGCGTTCGCCGGTTTCCAGAAGGCGCTCGACGCGGCAGTGTCCGACGGCGGCATCGTGCGTGCCGGCGGCAACCGCGTCGAGATATTCGGTGAGTACGCGTACTACGTCGAGCCGACCGTCATCACGATGCCCAGACAGACGGACATCGTCGAGCACGAGACGTTCGCGCCGATCCTCTACGTGCTCACCTACGACACGCTCGAGGAAGCTGTAGCTCTGCACAACGACGTGCCACAAGGGCTTTCGTCGTCGATCTTCACTACCGACCTACGCGAGGCGGAGCTGTTCCTCTCTGCGGCAGGCTCGGACTGCGGTATCGCCAACGTCAACATCGGGCCATCCGGTGCCGAAATCGGCGGAGCATTCGGAGGCGAGAAGGAAACCGGTGGCGGCCGCGAATCCGGATCGGATGCCTGGAAGGCATACATGCGCCGGGCAACCAACACCGTGAACTACTCCAATGATCTGCCTTTGGCTCAGGGAGTGAAATTCACCTGA
- the lat gene encoding L-lysine 6-transaminase, giving the protein MTQVLQRAAAATSTVDAHDVHAIIGRHMLADGFEIVLDLDKSQGSTLVDARDGTAYLDLFTFFASSALGMNHPGLVSNEAFRADLLQAAINKPSNSDVYTVAMARFVDTFARVLGDPRLPHLFFVEGGALAVENALKVAFDWKSRWNGKHGIDPALGTQVLHFEHAFHGRTGYTMSLTNTDPDKVARFPKFDWPRIPSPYIRSGVDMDALVADALAAARIAFEANPHDIACAIIEPIQGEGGDNHFRPQFLAQLRDLCHEYDALFVLDEVQTGAGITGTAWAFQQLDVVPDVLAFGKKVQVCGVMAGGRVDDLDDHVFAVSSRINSTWGGNLTDMVRSRGILEIVESEGLIERAATLGRHLRSRLDDMATRHEMVTEVRGRGLMCAFTMPDAESRDRLIKNLRTEEHVLALGCGSRAIRFRPALTIRVADLDRAVDAIERVLMRMTS; this is encoded by the coding sequence ATGACGCAGGTATTGCAGCGCGCGGCAGCGGCCACATCGACTGTCGACGCCCACGACGTCCATGCCATCATCGGTCGCCACATGCTCGCCGACGGATTCGAGATAGTTCTCGATCTCGACAAGAGCCAGGGATCGACGCTCGTCGATGCCAGGGACGGCACGGCGTACCTGGATCTGTTCACGTTCTTCGCCTCCTCGGCGCTGGGGATGAACCATCCCGGCCTGGTGTCGAACGAGGCGTTCCGCGCCGACTTGCTGCAGGCCGCAATCAACAAGCCGAGCAACTCAGATGTCTACACCGTGGCCATGGCGCGGTTCGTCGATACCTTCGCCCGAGTGCTGGGAGACCCGCGCCTGCCGCACCTGTTCTTCGTCGAAGGCGGTGCCCTCGCCGTCGAGAACGCACTCAAGGTCGCGTTCGACTGGAAGAGTCGGTGGAACGGTAAGCACGGCATCGACCCAGCACTGGGTACGCAGGTACTGCATTTCGAGCATGCGTTCCACGGCCGCACGGGATACACGATGTCGCTGACCAACACCGACCCCGACAAGGTCGCGCGGTTCCCGAAATTCGATTGGCCCCGCATCCCGTCGCCGTACATCCGCAGTGGGGTGGACATGGACGCGCTCGTAGCCGACGCACTAGCCGCGGCCAGGATCGCCTTCGAGGCGAATCCCCACGACATCGCCTGCGCGATAATAGAACCCATTCAGGGCGAAGGCGGCGACAACCATTTCCGCCCGCAGTTCCTGGCGCAGCTTCGGGATCTTTGCCACGAGTACGACGCATTGTTCGTTCTCGACGAGGTACAGACGGGCGCCGGAATAACCGGCACCGCATGGGCTTTCCAGCAGCTCGACGTCGTCCCCGACGTCCTCGCGTTCGGTAAGAAGGTCCAGGTCTGCGGCGTCATGGCGGGTGGACGCGTCGACGATCTCGACGATCACGTCTTCGCTGTCTCCTCACGAATCAACTCCACGTGGGGCGGAAACCTCACCGACATGGTGCGTTCTCGCGGGATACTCGAGATCGTCGAATCCGAAGGGCTCATCGAGCGCGCAGCCACACTGGGGCGTCACCTGAGGAGTCGCCTCGACGACATGGCGACGCGACACGAGATGGTCACCGAGGTCCGCGGGCGCGGGTTGATGTGCGCTTTCACGATGCCCGACGCCGAGAGCCGCGATCGACTGATCAAGAACCTCCGTACCGAGGAGCACGTTCTCGCACTCGGATGCGGTAGTAGGGCGATCCGCTTCCGGCCTGCGTTGACGATCCGCGTAGCAGACTTGGACCGTGCCGTCGACGCGATCGAGCGCGTACTGATGCGGATGACGAGCTAG
- a CDS encoding anthranilate synthase family protein has translation MHEAPTSNVLKKALTGSAPFAILSREHGIDVLIGDVTDAPSLAEIPLNPHADGPDVLALVPFRQVIERGFVCHDDESPLQYLQVREHALLSIDAVLGALPSAELNLLDGRFEPGDDAYAAVVERVLTDEIGRGAGANFVIRRDFRAQLDDPIASGLEIFRRLLVGESGSYWTFFVHTPQVTLVGATPERHVGFDGKTAIMNPISGTYRHPIEGPSGAGVLDFLGDAKENDELFMVVDEELKMMSRICENGGRVFGPRLKQMGHLTHTEYILVGDSALDPREILRETMFAPTVTGSPIENAARVIERYENTGRGYYSGVLALFEGVDGVSTLDAPILIRTCEISPVGELKISAGATLVRNSVPEHEVAETRSKLGGVLAALGVEPARPRGTDAVRLDTYPGVADALALRNEKLASFWLDQQPIVVLPELLGRTAVVVDFEDRWTAMIAHQLRHLGMDVSVLRWEEYSGTDADLLVCGPGPGDPNLVLDSRIRAVELAVRARLDAGAPLLAICLSHQVLARILGLDVVALAHPQQGVQREVEFFEERRTLGFYNAFAARPGEISGVDVSVDSQGVNALRGAGFASVQFHPESVLSTDGIDVLHCMVQRLLEPASVGSA, from the coding sequence GTGCACGAAGCTCCGACCTCGAACGTTTTGAAGAAGGCTCTCACCGGTTCCGCGCCATTCGCGATTCTGAGCCGCGAACACGGTATCGACGTTCTGATCGGCGATGTCACCGATGCGCCGTCCCTCGCCGAGATTCCATTGAATCCGCATGCCGACGGCCCCGACGTGTTGGCACTGGTCCCATTTCGGCAGGTCATAGAACGCGGTTTCGTGTGCCATGACGACGAATCGCCGCTGCAGTATCTGCAGGTCCGCGAGCATGCTCTGCTGAGTATCGACGCTGTGCTCGGCGCACTTCCGAGCGCCGAACTGAACCTTCTCGACGGCCGTTTCGAGCCCGGTGACGACGCGTATGCTGCGGTCGTGGAGCGGGTGCTCACCGACGAGATCGGTCGGGGTGCGGGCGCGAACTTCGTCATTCGCCGAGACTTTCGGGCCCAGTTGGACGACCCGATCGCCAGTGGACTCGAAATATTCCGAAGACTGTTGGTCGGTGAATCAGGTTCGTACTGGACATTTTTCGTACACACACCGCAGGTCACGCTCGTGGGTGCGACCCCGGAACGGCACGTCGGATTCGATGGCAAGACGGCGATCATGAATCCGATCAGCGGCACCTACCGCCATCCGATCGAAGGCCCCTCGGGCGCAGGTGTTCTCGACTTTCTCGGTGATGCGAAGGAGAACGACGAGCTGTTCATGGTCGTCGACGAGGAACTGAAGATGATGAGCCGCATCTGCGAAAACGGTGGCCGCGTTTTCGGCCCGCGCCTCAAACAGATGGGTCACCTGACGCACACCGAGTACATCCTGGTGGGAGACAGTGCACTGGATCCACGCGAGATCCTGCGGGAGACGATGTTCGCACCCACTGTCACCGGTTCGCCGATCGAGAACGCCGCGCGTGTCATCGAGCGCTACGAAAACACCGGGCGTGGTTATTATTCCGGCGTTCTGGCACTGTTCGAGGGCGTCGACGGGGTGAGCACACTGGATGCGCCGATCCTTATCCGCACGTGCGAGATCTCTCCTGTCGGTGAGCTGAAGATCTCGGCAGGCGCCACCCTCGTGCGCAACTCGGTACCCGAACACGAAGTGGCCGAGACGCGTTCGAAACTCGGTGGCGTACTCGCCGCTCTCGGTGTCGAACCAGCACGTCCACGTGGAACGGACGCGGTTCGTCTCGACACCTACCCGGGCGTCGCCGACGCGTTGGCGTTGCGCAACGAGAAGCTGGCGTCGTTCTGGCTCGACCAGCAACCGATCGTCGTACTGCCCGAATTGCTGGGCCGTACTGCGGTCGTCGTCGATTTCGAGGATCGATGGACGGCGATGATCGCCCATCAGCTCCGCCACCTCGGCATGGATGTGTCGGTTCTTCGATGGGAAGAGTACTCCGGCACCGACGCCGACCTGCTGGTGTGTGGACCCGGGCCCGGGGATCCGAACCTTGTTCTCGACAGCCGAATTCGCGCGGTCGAGTTGGCCGTCCGCGCTCGACTCGACGCCGGCGCACCGCTACTCGCGATCTGCCTGAGCCACCAGGTTCTCGCGCGGATTCTCGGGTTGGACGTCGTCGCGCTTGCTCATCCGCAGCAGGGAGTTCAACGGGAGGTCGAGTTCTTCGAAGAGCGTCGGACACTCGGTTTCTACAACGCATTCGCCGCGCGGCCGGGAGAGATTTCAGGGGTGGACGTGTCGGTGGATTCTCAGGGCGTCAACGCGCTGCGGGGCGCCGGATTCGCGTCGGTTCAGTTCCATCCGGAGTCCGTGCTGTCGACCGACGGGATCGACGTTCTCCACTGCATGGTTCAGCGGTTGTTGGAGCCGGCCAGTGTCGGTTCGGCGTGA
- a CDS encoding EAL domain-containing protein — MPRPRIDDPHSAPRDELDEIPEALLLVDASLVITYANPAAAQLLGTTRDHLLGRELEAWFNETARAEFLAKCSLPGWSGVVEDFSYALQKWLSYKVNPGSGGYAIWALDVTTDRLGNGRSEWTDELAQTMLDAVPAGTVVLDTNGTIVLVNQQWDQFWGSWPGGSRYVPGENYFDMWRTAAESGNKEAAVVLTGLQGLAASDSAMHTFDFRWSSLENNYWYRMRAALLADGNGLYITHTDITALTAELGEASRQDPLTGLASRDEIETLLRVELQRRTTNNEVSVLLVDIDGFKEFNDALGPIQGDELLRLVAHRIEASTRPSDALGRLNGDEFVVIARGCQSIAARALAAGFVSVLEPSFELGTRQLTITASVGVATSDAENTDPVQLIHDATTAMHAAKSLGRSSHQVFSTDLRDNNRTRLEILERLRGVAMAEHELEMLYQPIVEISSGIVVGAEALIRWNHPDLGLLMPDTFIPLAEDAGLIIPLSNWILNEVGRTIAAWQHRGIAAQIGINVSPLHFAAGTLATDVIDVIDSLGIEPGRVVLELAESKSLHNVDAVQYQLLDVRRHGVLVAIDDFGSGFSSLERLATLPVDILKIDKSLTQHLDSKNLQRRRAISALCKAVVDVSHDLGKDTVVEGIETPEQMASCADMEVTFGQGHLLGRPMTAVQLESVLCRDGAHSASA, encoded by the coding sequence ATGCCCAGACCCCGTATCGACGATCCACATTCAGCACCGCGTGACGAGCTGGATGAGATCCCCGAAGCCCTCCTGCTTGTCGACGCTTCCCTTGTCATCACCTATGCCAACCCTGCCGCTGCGCAACTGCTGGGCACGACGCGCGATCACCTCCTCGGACGCGAACTCGAAGCGTGGTTCAACGAAACCGCTCGGGCAGAATTCCTTGCCAAGTGCAGCCTCCCCGGCTGGTCCGGCGTAGTCGAAGATTTCTCGTACGCACTGCAGAAGTGGCTGTCGTACAAGGTCAACCCAGGCTCAGGTGGCTACGCAATCTGGGCCCTGGATGTCACGACCGATCGGCTCGGCAACGGTCGAAGCGAATGGACCGACGAGCTCGCCCAAACCATGCTCGACGCAGTACCCGCTGGGACCGTTGTACTCGACACCAACGGCACCATTGTGTTGGTCAACCAACAGTGGGATCAGTTCTGGGGCAGTTGGCCGGGTGGTTCGCGCTACGTTCCGGGCGAAAACTACTTCGATATGTGGCGCACTGCGGCCGAGTCCGGAAACAAGGAAGCCGCGGTCGTACTGACCGGACTCCAGGGACTCGCGGCCAGTGACTCGGCGATGCACACCTTCGACTTCCGATGGTCCTCACTCGAAAACAACTACTGGTACCGCATGCGTGCCGCGCTGCTCGCCGACGGAAACGGCCTCTACATCACCCACACCGACATCACCGCTCTTACGGCGGAGCTGGGTGAGGCTTCGCGGCAGGACCCGCTGACCGGCCTGGCCAGCCGCGACGAGATCGAAACGCTGTTACGCGTCGAACTTCAGCGGCGTACCACCAACAACGAGGTCAGCGTCCTACTCGTCGACATCGACGGTTTCAAAGAGTTCAACGACGCGCTCGGGCCCATACAGGGTGACGAACTGCTCCGCCTTGTGGCACACCGCATCGAGGCGTCGACACGACCCAGTGACGCCCTCGGTCGACTGAACGGCGACGAGTTCGTGGTCATCGCGCGCGGATGTCAATCCATCGCGGCACGCGCCCTTGCCGCCGGGTTCGTCAGCGTCCTGGAGCCGTCGTTCGAGCTCGGCACCCGACAATTGACCATCACTGCCAGTGTGGGCGTAGCCACCTCCGACGCGGAAAACACCGACCCGGTTCAACTCATTCACGATGCGACCACGGCGATGCACGCAGCCAAATCGCTCGGACGTAGCAGCCACCAGGTCTTCTCGACCGACCTGCGCGACAACAACCGCACTCGGCTGGAGATTCTCGAACGCCTGCGCGGGGTGGCCATGGCCGAACACGAACTGGAGATGCTCTACCAGCCCATCGTCGAAATATCCTCCGGCATCGTCGTCGGTGCCGAAGCACTCATTCGCTGGAATCATCCCGACCTGGGTCTACTGATGCCCGACACCTTCATCCCCCTCGCCGAAGATGCCGGCCTCATCATCCCGCTGAGCAACTGGATTCTCAACGAGGTCGGCCGGACCATCGCCGCGTGGCAACATCGCGGCATCGCGGCGCAGATCGGCATCAATGTCAGCCCACTGCACTTCGCGGCAGGCACACTGGCCACCGACGTCATCGACGTCATCGACTCACTCGGCATCGAGCCCGGACGCGTCGTACTCGAACTGGCAGAATCGAAATCGCTGCACAACGTCGATGCCGTGCAGTACCAGTTACTCGACGTGCGCCGACACGGGGTTCTCGTCGCGATCGACGACTTCGGCTCCGGCTTCTCCTCGCTCGAACGCCTCGCAACCCTGCCCGTCGACATCCTCAAGATCGACAAGTCACTCACCCAGCACCTCGACAGCAAGAACCTTCAGCGCAGACGCGCCATCTCCGCGCTGTGCAAAGCTGTCGTCGACGTCTCGCACGACTTGGGCAAGGACACTGTTGTCGAAGGAATCGAAACACCCGAGCAAATGGCTTCCTGCGCTGACATGGAAGTTACCTTCGGACAAGGCCACCTTCTCGGTCGTCCGATGACAGCCGTCCAGCTCGAGAGCGTCCTATGTCGGGACGGCGCACACAGCGCCTCTGCATGA